A portion of the Sabethes cyaneus chromosome 3, idSabCyanKW18_F2, whole genome shotgun sequence genome contains these proteins:
- the LOC128742260 gene encoding inhibitor of nuclear factor kappa-B kinase subunit beta — protein MFAQNDDPSAIGDWHREKRLGSGGFGVVTLWKNQVTKEMVAIKKFHILHDKSEMTDKHCERWQNEVTLMTNKVRNENIVRTVQVQPESFLAELSKYSANNLPMLCMEFCEGGDLRRVLNRSASCGGLSELEVREILRSLRNAISCLHSLKITHRDIKPENIVLKQEGDRTVYKLTDLGYAKALDKQSLNASLVGTVEYIAPDLIYCDRYNCSVDYWSMGIIGFEIICGIRPFIPHTSVAKWMMHVQQKKSMHIAITEDNRDNYTYHSEIFTENLINSGLKQHLEKWLVLALEWNPKQRGHVFQVGDKELSEQQLKSVKFADNPESKPVQVLKIFSLLDTILQKKFLSIFSLYGFQFVIVEITESTNFEVVRNAVAKQTGMSEDAIEFVLPLEQKLDRITESTKPIDLFLPGFYEKPMLFVVNKQGAIIQSDLKPEIPKIVSDVFQNIKVKLKPHMLRQFAGNAHYFVTKEQRLYMLALEGIKNYGLMLNEEIVKYKVEVSRLNKITYGITGGLEFHKLALSHTKEKMITKKLSDQLLQKSIVLWEERRARMETSIAKLVEVADKITLRYESVLKRSRVAACHQLLKDYEQQDPFNLKALDGRYEIVRAQILEKSTHEKSHIDMLQAVYECLKKRDILLRDYEFKELQQQMIDIRREMQEIRKALEKALEHAEKFKKELARITIEHNDNMWNLVQNIAGSPVKHDPVYNGATSTLPDIEGMMSSIRLESSVSNGLNFQIGGTVSTLQDSIGENAVNNSLLCFGEGPDVGSLITANESLIMTTDDLINDGFDLFK, from the exons ATGTTTGCCCAAAATGATGATCCGTCGGCGATCGGCGATTGGCATCGCGAGAAACGGCTCGGAAGTGGTGGGTTTGGAGTAGTTACCTTGTGGAAAAATCAAGTAACGAAGGAGATGGTGG CGATAAAAAAGTTTCACATTCTTCACGATAAAAGTGAAATGACAGACAAGCATTGCGAACGATGGCAGAATGAGGTTACGCTAATGACCAACAAAGTTCGAAATGAAAACATTGTGCGTACAGTTCAGGTTCAACCGGAGAGCTTCCTTGCAGAGCTATCAAAGTACTCGGCAAACAATCTTCCAATGCTTTGCATGGAATTTTGTGAGGGTGGAGATCTAAGGCGAGTTCTCAACCGATCCGCTAGTTGCGGTGGATTAAGCGAGTTAGAAGTACGGGAAATTCTACGTTCGCTTCGCAATGCAATTTCGTGTTTGCATAGTTTGAAAATAACACATCGCGATATAAAACCGGAAAATATTGTACTAAAACAGGAGGGCGATCGCACCGTCTACAAATTAACCGATCTAGGGTACGCCAAGGCATTGGATAAGCAAAGTTTAAATGCTAGTCTTGTTGGAACTGTGGAGTACATTGCGCCTGATTTGATCTATTGCGATCGATACAATTGCTCGGTGGATTATTGGTCCATGGGAATCATCGGATTCGAAATCATTTGCGGCATACGTCCATTTATTCCTCACACTTCGGTTGCCAAgtggatgatgcacgttcagcagAAAAAGTCAATGCACATAGCTATTACTGAGGACAATCGGGATAACTACACTTACCATAGTGAAATCTTCACAGAGAACCTCATTAACTCTGGATTAAAGCAGCATCTTGAAAAGTGGTTGGTTTTGGCCTTAGAATGGAATCCGAAGCAGCGAGGACATGTTTTTCAGGTTGGAGATAAAGAACTGTCTGAACAACAACTGAAGTCAGTTAAATTTGCGGATAATCCCGAATCTAAGCCGGTGCAAGTGCTCAAAATCTTTTCTCTTTTGGATACGATTCttcaaaaaaagtttctatCGATTTTTTCGCTTTACGGCTTTCAATTCGTAATAGTCGAAATCACCGAAAGTACTAATTTCGAAGTGGTAAGAAACGCTGTCGCTAAGCAAACGGGCATGTCTGAAGATGCAATCGAGTTTGTTCTACCACTGGAACAAAAGCTGGATCGTATCACGGAAAGCACTAAACCGATTGATCTCTTTTTACCCGGTTTCTACGAGAAACCTATGCTTTTTGTAGTCAATAAACAAGGTGCCATTATACAGTCGGATTTGAAGCCGGAAATACCAAAGATTGTGTCGGACGTATTTCAAAACATAAAAGTAAAACTAAAGCCTCACATGCTGCGCCAGTTTGCAGGAAACGCACATTATTTTGTGACAAAAGAACAGCGTTTATACATGCTGGCGCTAGAGGGAATTAAAAACTATGGGTTGATGTTGAACGAAGAGATCGTGAAGTACAAAGTTGAAGTAAGCCGCCTAAATAAGATTACGTACGGAATAACCGGTGGGTTGGAGTTTCATAAATTGGCACTGAGTCATACGAAGGAAAAAATGATTACGAAAAAG CTTTCCGATCAACTTCTACAAAAATCTATCGTTTTATGGGAAGAGAGACGTGCCCGAATGGAAACTAGTATTGCAAAGCTAGTAGAGGTCGCCGACAAAATCACTCTGCGTTATGAATCCGTACTGAAGCGCAGCCGTGTCGCCGCTTGCCATCAATTGCTTAAAGATTACGAACAGCAAGACCCGTTCAACTTGAAAGCACTTGACGGACGCTACGAAATTGTCCGTGCACAAATATTGGAAAAGAGCACGCATGAGAAATCGCACATCGATATGCTACAAGCGGTGTACGAATGTCTAAAGAAGAGAGATATTCTACTGCGTGACTATGAGTTCAAGGAACTACAACA ACAAATGATTGACATTCGCCGGGAAATGCAAGAAATACGGAAAGCATTGGAGAAGGCCTTAGAACATGCGGAAAAGTTCAAAAAAGAACTGGCTAGAATTACCATTGAACACAATGACAACATGTGGAATCTTGTGCAAAACATTGCAGGTAGTCCAGTTAAACATGATCCAGTTTACAATGGTGCTACATCAACACTACCAGATATCGAAGGGATGATGAGCTCTATTCGATTGGAGTCTTCCGTTAGCAATGGTCTAAATTTCCAGATCGGTGGTACTGTTTCCACTTTGCAAGATTCTATAGGTGAAAATGCTGTCAATAACAGTTTACTATGTTTCGGTGAAGGGCCAGATGTTGGCTCATTAATAACCGCCAATGAATCGTTGATAATGAC TACTGACGATTTGATCAACGATGGATTCGATTTATTCaaataa
- the LOC128742262 gene encoding transmembrane protein 242 isoform X2, with translation MENTIRNPAEPKPALQQTEHSDEEPAAFLAGVAGISAVVGFSKTVMTAKKSDPQFFEKGVQGTIAMRETGAGLALRALGWGTLYAFVGTGAICYGIWKLSGATNMREFRDSVGQLLPRIPKNDPPRSRTEFDGLTDLMKYLSTWGKEEK, from the exons ATGGAAAACACGATTAGAAATCCTGCAGAACCAAAGCCTGCTCTCCAGCAAACAGAACATTCTGATGAAGAAC CCGCTGCATTCCTCGCCGGAGTTGCCGGTATTTCGGCGGTGGTCGGTTTCAGTAAAACAGTAATGACCGCCAAAAAATCCGATCCACAATTTTTCGAAAAAGGTGTTCAAGGAACGATTGCTATGCGCGAAACGGGCGCCGGTCTAGCGCTAAGGGCACTTGGTTGGGGCACGCTGTACGCCTTCGTGGGCACTGGCGCCATTTGCTATGGCATCTGGAAGCTGTCGGGAGCTACAAAT ATGAGAGAATTTAGAGATTCAGTCGGACAATTATTACCGAGAATACCCAAAAATGACCCACCAAGAAGTAGAACGGAATTCGATGGTCTTACCGATCTTATGAAATATTTGTCTACGTGgggtaaagaagaaaaatag
- the LOC128742262 gene encoding transmembrane protein 242 isoform X1 translates to MENTIRNPAEPKPALQQTEHSDEERKYRYRAAAFLAGVAGISAVVGFSKTVMTAKKSDPQFFEKGVQGTIAMRETGAGLALRALGWGTLYAFVGTGAICYGIWKLSGATNMREFRDSVGQLLPRIPKNDPPRSRTEFDGLTDLMKYLSTWGKEEK, encoded by the exons ATGGAAAACACGATTAGAAATCCTGCAGAACCAAAGCCTGCTCTCCAGCAAACAGAACATTCTGATGAAGAACGTAAATATCGATATAGAG CCGCTGCATTCCTCGCCGGAGTTGCCGGTATTTCGGCGGTGGTCGGTTTCAGTAAAACAGTAATGACCGCCAAAAAATCCGATCCACAATTTTTCGAAAAAGGTGTTCAAGGAACGATTGCTATGCGCGAAACGGGCGCCGGTCTAGCGCTAAGGGCACTTGGTTGGGGCACGCTGTACGCCTTCGTGGGCACTGGCGCCATTTGCTATGGCATCTGGAAGCTGTCGGGAGCTACAAAT ATGAGAGAATTTAGAGATTCAGTCGGACAATTATTACCGAGAATACCCAAAAATGACCCACCAAGAAGTAGAACGGAATTCGATGGTCTTACCGATCTTATGAAATATTTGTCTACGTGgggtaaagaagaaaaatag